A genomic segment from Deinococcus sp. YIM 77859 encodes:
- a CDS encoding ribose-phosphate pyrophosphokinase yields the protein MTVTEPAVSERTLAERLSQSRRRPLLVFAGQSNRPLAQAICDNLGIPLGVSKTEKFTNDNIIVHYEQSLREGDVFIVQSFSTPVSDAIMELLLMIDAAKSASAGRVTAVIPYFSYARSDKKDSPRISIAGRLLADILQAAGADRVLTMTLHAPQVHGFFKVPVDHLSADRVLSAHFRQCVPNASEGVVLAPDAGSIKRASQIARRLGAGLAMIDKERLSDTEVRPRALIGSVEGKTVFIVDDEISTAGSLVETVNIARSMGAKDVYVGVTHGVYTGPAIERIASLDVTQVASTNTVYVSPEKVAAAGGKLAVLDVSPLFANAIANIHTGESVSTLFE from the coding sequence GTGACCGTGACTGAACCCGCCGTGTCCGAACGCACCCTGGCTGAGCGTCTCTCGCAGAGCCGCCGCCGCCCGCTGCTGGTCTTTGCCGGGCAGAGTAACCGCCCGCTTGCGCAGGCGATCTGCGACAACCTGGGTATCCCGCTGGGTGTCAGCAAGACCGAGAAGTTCACGAACGACAACATCATCGTGCACTACGAGCAGTCACTGCGCGAGGGGGACGTCTTTATCGTGCAGTCCTTTAGTACGCCGGTGAGTGACGCGATTATGGAGCTGCTCCTCATGATCGACGCGGCCAAAAGCGCGTCGGCGGGCCGCGTCACGGCGGTGATTCCCTACTTCTCCTATGCTCGCAGCGACAAAAAGGACAGCCCGCGCATCTCCATTGCGGGGCGCTTGCTGGCCGATATTTTGCAGGCGGCGGGAGCGGACCGCGTGCTGACCATGACGCTCCACGCGCCGCAGGTCCACGGCTTTTTCAAGGTGCCGGTCGATCACCTCTCGGCAGACCGCGTGCTGAGCGCGCACTTCAGGCAGTGTGTGCCCAACGCCAGTGAAGGCGTGGTCCTGGCCCCCGACGCCGGCAGCATCAAACGGGCCAGTCAGATTGCGCGCCGCCTGGGCGCAGGCCTCGCCATGATCGACAAGGAGCGCCTCTCGGATACCGAGGTCCGCCCGCGCGCCCTGATCGGCAGTGTGGAAGGCAAAACAGTATTCATTGTGGACGACGAGATCAGCACGGCGGGGAGCCTGGTCGAGACCGTGAACATCGCGCGCAGCATGGGCGCCAAGGACGTGTACGTCGGGGTGACCCACGGCGTCTACACCGGGCCTGCCATCGAGCGCATCGCCAGCCTGGACGTGACCCAGGTCGCCAGTACGAACACGGTCTACGTGTCGCCGGAGAAGGTGGCCGCCGCTGGCGGCAAGCTGGCCGTGCTCGACGTGTCGCCCCTTTTTGCCAATGCCATCGCCAACATCCACACCGGGGAGAGTGTCAGCACGCTCTTCGAGTGA
- the dnaJ gene encoding molecular chaperone DnaJ, translating into MDYYELLGVSRTASADEIKSSYRKLALKFHPDRNKEPGAAEQFAKINEAYAVLSDPEKRAHYDRFGSAPGAGMPGGDPFGGMGFDPMDIFEQLFGGLGGRGGRRGPARGDDIETEARVTLEQARAGDEIEVEVDRLTTCEHCHGSRTEPGGKPPKSCPTCGGLGVVRAQARTIFGVVETQQPCPTCRGEGQVIQEPCTVCHGRGRTLKAEKVGVKLPRGIDEGYRIRVAGMGHEGPGGNGDLYVHIEMVPHPELRREAENLIYTASISFAKAALGGQITVPTLDGPQTVEVKPGTQHGDLYRLRGQGLPRLQGAGVGDLVVEYEIAVPKPSQLTPEAREALHAYARAVGDEVHEHREGFFDRVGKIFRGE; encoded by the coding sequence ATGGACTACTACGAACTGCTGGGTGTCTCGCGCACCGCGAGCGCCGACGAGATCAAATCCTCCTACCGCAAGCTGGCCCTGAAGTTTCACCCCGACCGCAACAAGGAACCGGGGGCCGCCGAGCAGTTTGCCAAGATCAACGAGGCCTATGCCGTGCTCTCGGACCCCGAGAAGCGCGCGCACTACGACCGCTTTGGCAGCGCGCCGGGCGCGGGCATGCCGGGCGGGGATCCCTTTGGCGGCATGGGCTTTGACCCGATGGACATCTTCGAGCAGCTCTTCGGGGGACTGGGCGGACGTGGGGGCCGCCGGGGTCCGGCGCGCGGTGACGACATCGAGACCGAGGCGCGCGTCACGTTGGAGCAGGCCCGCGCGGGTGATGAGATCGAGGTGGAGGTCGACCGCCTCACCACCTGCGAGCACTGTCACGGCAGCCGCACCGAGCCGGGGGGAAAGCCCCCCAAGAGCTGCCCGACCTGCGGGGGGCTGGGGGTGGTGCGCGCGCAGGCCCGCACGATCTTCGGCGTGGTGGAGACGCAGCAGCCCTGCCCCACCTGCCGCGGCGAGGGCCAGGTGATTCAGGAGCCCTGCACGGTTTGCCACGGAAGGGGCCGTACCCTCAAGGCCGAGAAGGTGGGGGTCAAGCTGCCGCGCGGCATCGACGAGGGGTACCGCATCCGCGTGGCGGGCATGGGGCACGAGGGGCCGGGCGGGAACGGCGACCTGTACGTGCATATCGAGATGGTGCCGCACCCCGAGCTGCGCCGCGAGGCCGAGAACCTGATCTACACCGCTTCGATCAGCTTTGCCAAGGCTGCCCTCGGCGGGCAGATTACGGTGCCCACCCTAGACGGTCCGCAGACGGTGGAGGTCAAGCCAGGAACGCAGCACGGCGACCTGTACCGCCTGCGCGGCCAGGGTCTGCCCCGCCTGCAAGGGGCCGGAGTGGGCGACCTGGTCGTTGAGTACGAGATTGCGGTGCCCAAGCCCTCGCAGCTCACGCCGGAGGCGCGCGAGGCCCTGCACGCCTACGCCCGCGCCGTTGGGGACGAGGTCCACGAGCACCGCGAGGGCTTTTTTGACCGGGTGGGCAAGATTTTCCGGGGCGAGTGA
- the trpS gene encoding tryptophan--tRNA ligase has translation MNKPRILTGDRPTGPLHIGHYVGSLRNRVALQRDYDTYILIADVQALTDNFENPRKVRDNVLEVALDYLAVGLDPQEVTFVIQSQVPQIAELTVFYLNLVTVSHLRQNPTVKTEIAQKGYGEAVPAGFFVYPVSQAADITAFGANLVPVGEDQLPMIEQTREIVRRFNHLYAPVLVEPQALVGEVARLPGLDGKAKMSKSLGNAIFLSDSADEVARKVRGMYTDPGHLRVEDPGQVEGNPVFAYLDAFDPDKARVQALKDHYRRGGLGDVKVKWHLLEVLEETLAPIRERRAEFARDMAGVEAIVREGTERGREVAAGTMQAVRQAMHLDYFPAAHIPQPTP, from the coding sequence CATATCGGCCACTATGTCGGCTCACTGCGCAACCGCGTCGCGCTGCAACGCGACTACGACACCTACATCCTGATCGCGGACGTGCAGGCCCTCACCGACAACTTCGAGAACCCGCGGAAGGTGCGGGACAACGTGCTGGAGGTGGCGCTGGATTACCTGGCCGTGGGCCTGGACCCGCAGGAAGTGACCTTCGTGATCCAGTCGCAGGTGCCCCAGATCGCGGAGCTGACCGTCTTCTACCTGAACCTCGTCACCGTGTCGCACCTGCGGCAGAATCCGACCGTCAAGACCGAGATCGCGCAGAAGGGCTACGGCGAGGCGGTGCCCGCCGGGTTCTTCGTCTATCCCGTCTCACAGGCGGCGGATATCACGGCCTTCGGCGCGAACCTCGTGCCGGTCGGCGAAGACCAGCTCCCGATGATCGAGCAGACCCGCGAGATCGTGCGGCGCTTCAACCACCTCTACGCGCCCGTGCTGGTCGAACCGCAGGCTCTGGTTGGTGAAGTGGCCCGCCTGCCCGGCCTGGACGGCAAGGCCAAGATGAGCAAGTCGCTGGGCAACGCCATCTTCCTGTCCGACAGCGCGGACGAGGTGGCCCGCAAGGTCCGCGGCATGTACACCGATCCGGGCCACCTGCGCGTCGAGGACCCCGGCCAGGTGGAGGGCAACCCGGTCTTCGCCTATCTGGACGCCTTCGACCCCGACAAGGCGCGCGTGCAGGCCCTCAAGGACCACTACCGCCGCGGCGGCCTGGGCGACGTGAAGGTCAAGTGGCATCTGCTGGAGGTGCTGGAAGAAACGCTCGCCCCAATCCGCGAGCGCCGCGCCGAGTTCGCGCGGGACATGGCGGGTGTGGAAGCCATCGTGCGTGAAGGGACTGAGCGGGGCCGCGAGGTGGCCGCCGGAACGATGCAGGCGGTCCGCCAGGCGATGCACCTGGACTACTTCCCGGCTGCCCACATCCCCCAGCCCACACCCTAG